The genomic DNA CCTTCATCCAACGCTGACAAAAATCCAAGGCATCGCTGAGCTGCAGGTCCTTCCAGTCACCCTGGACCTGGGGACTAGCTCGGGGAGCCACCGGGAAAGCCAGAGGCAAGAGGAGATGTGGTCACCTGGAGCCCTTCTCAGCTCCATGCTCTAGAGATTGGCCAAATGGCATCAGTGTTTCTCCTAAGACTGGATGTACCTTTTTCCCCAGCTGACCATGTCCAAGGCATCAGAGCTGGTCTGCATGCAGATGGGCTAATGCTGGATGCTTTCCATTGGCTTCTAAAGTGTTTATTACCCAAGAAACGGAAAGAAACCAGGGTCAAACATTTGCTAGACATCTTGGACCATGCTGGCTCAGGCATGCTAATGGGGAGTCCTGCTGGCCCAGCCAGGCCTTCTGCAAAGGCAGTCAAGATTGGACCCTAACAGATGTGGCAAGctgcttcctttcctttaaTAGTGCCATTGGACTTCCTCACCCACGGACCTggggaagaatttttccctgggctctggctctgctctccccttcAGGCCCTTTCTGCCCTCTGACAGCAGCTTGCTGGAAAGACAGACATATAAACGAAGCATTTAACTCCTGGGTGAGGAGTGTGAAATCCAGTCACCTCCAACAACGATGGAAActaaagctgcaaaaaaaaaaaaaaaaaaaaaaaaaaaacccaaacaaaaaaaccagtaaTGTGCTGCAGGACTTtctccacagccctgggggAATGGGGCCCCTGAGAAGTGGGGAGCAGTGACTGTGGAAATGACTGTCCTTGGGAGGGACAGGGGGGACCTGGGGGTCTCAGAAGAGGGTGGGAGGAGGATCTGCAATGTGGCCAAGGTGCCCTGTGTCTCATCTGGGCCATGAGCAGGTGCCCGCTCTCCTCACAGTGGGTGTGATGCATGGCTCTGGAGGCAGAAGGGGATGATGATGGCCTCCAGCCCCGTTCCTGCCCTGGGTGCAGGGGCTCCCCCAGGGAGGCCAAAGGAGCTGGTTGCTGAGCTTTGTAAATGGATGTAATGCTGCCATGGGTGTtgcagcagagccctcagcatGCGGGCTTCAGCCAGCGTCTCCagtctcctcccagcccaccCCTGTGTGCAACCCAGAgcgccccggggctgctccccagCTTCTCCCAAAGCCACCTGCAAGCCTTGGTGGACACAGCCAGGTGCAGGAAAGGGATGGGATGTGATGGGGCCACTCTAGCACTGGTAAACTCTGTGTCTGTCCGTCCTCCCTGTCCTCATGACAGGGTACAAGCTGCAGAAAGGCTGCCCCAACGCAGATGGGAACACCCCACCACTGCCTTTAGGGGTACCCAAAATGCCTGGTGGGTTTCTGGGAATTTTTAAATCGTTACCACTGCAGCCCAACACACCCCAAGACAAATAAAGACCTTGGACCAGGAAACTAATGGCCATGGTGTGAGGAATGAATGAGTCATCACCTGGGtggctccttccctgcttcccagtGTCACCCACTGGTGACATTTCCTGGAGCCCATCCTTTCTGCCAAGATTAAGGGGGCAGCTTGAAGTGTGTTTGCAAAGAGGCTGTGAGGTCTGGTGCTTTGTCCAGGACCATGTGCATGTGGCACCCAGGACACCACTGCCAGCTGCATGGTAACTTCACTGCTGGTGCCAGTGGGGTCAGCAAAACCGGGGTTTGCTGGGGTAATTCCAGCACAGCAGTACCTTGTGGGGACAACAGGGGGCGGTTctgatgcttttttaaaaaagatttttttattggaaaagaaaaaaaaatccaaaaggaGGACAGCTCCCACCCAGCACTGATGATGGCATGGCaaaggcagaggggctgcagccccagcatgGACACACATGGctagaagagagagagaggagacaCAGTTGCTTCTCAGGGTGATGGTTGTCTTTTCCTCAACTGGTGCAGAAGTCATGCCCCAGCCAAAGGGATGCTGGAATAAACCCCCTGAGGTGAGAGCAGTCCTTGAGTGAGAAGCTCGAGTGATGGGGTTACTTGAGCATTCAacacccagcctttccctctgGCACCAGTACCTGGTGGAGGAGcgaggcagctcctgggcttgCAAAAGGATGTGCCAAAGGCAACTCATGTGTGCTGGAGGGTGGAAAAATGTGTGTTCCATCCCAGCTCTCTGAGCACATCCCAGTGAACCTGCACACCTCACAGGAGGTGAGCAGGAGgcaccagcagtgcccacaggaCAGCAAGAAAGGAGGCAGCCTATCCTGCAGGGTGGGTGGGTTTGCTCTCTACAACACTAATGATTAGAACAAGGCATCTCAGTGAAAGAGGAGGTCATGGAAAGGAgtaaggagaggaggaggaagactgTAGTGTGGGCCAGATGCAGCTGGGCATCCAGTCCTGTAGGCAGCATGTTGAGGGGCTGCTGATGACACTGGCCTCCTGCTCTAGTCCTTCCCCTTGCCCTTCTTTGCTGCATTcaagaagcagagaagaaaagagttAGTGCATCTGCTGGCAGCTCACAGACACTGCCGTGGTAGAAATGCAGCCAGCATGGCTGGCTGAGCACGGCGCAGTGGCTGcatccctgcaggcagcctCCCACCATGCCAAACCACGTTTTGCACCCATCTTAGTGAGGAGGGAATCCCCATCCCACCAAAGACAGCAGTGGTTTGTGGGAGGACATGGGGTTTTCCTAGTAGCACTTGCATCCcacccagccagcagctggactTTGCAGTGCAAAGGAAAGAGCATCCTACGAAATCACCCACACCACCAACAAAGCCAACCCCCAACAAGCCAAGGCATCCCAGGGTTGTAACAGGACCCTTCTGGGGACAGGAGTGGTGGGAACTGACCTTTGGACTTTGACTTGATCTTGGAGGAGCAGGGCTTGGTCACATAGACAGTCTCCTCACACTGGGCATTGTACAGGGCTTTCTTCAGGATGCCAGAGCGAGTCTTCAGGCCTGTCTGAGCACTACAGCCTCCCCAGCTCTCAAACTTGTACTTGCAGTCGGCTGGATGAGAGGGGAGAGGCATCAGAATCAGCCAGAACCTGGGGGGACATTAGCCCCGgtctcccagcacagggtggtCCCCAACCAACCCACCTCCATGTACCCACCTCCaaatttcttcttccagttGCAGGGGATCTTGCACTTGAGCTTCCTAGTCTCATCTTTGCAAGTTCCCTCACGGTAGCCTAGGCCACAGTCCTTACTGTTTGGAACACAGGGTCCCCAGCGCCAGTCCTCACACTTGGAGCCAtccttctttgtcttttctgcacagaaaaatggaGTGGGtgctctctgcagggacaggagagcaTGCCCCACTCTGCCCCCTGCCCCACTCACCCCCGCCCCGGGCTGCCTCTCACCTTTCTTGTTCTTGCCAGCCTCGGCGGCAGCAGCCACCAGGATCagagccaggaggaggaggaggctccGAACCTGCATCCTGCCtatggaggaaggagagagtGAGGTGGGTTGGAGGCTGGGGTGCAATGTGGTGTCAAGGAGGGCATGgtgggctgtgggcagcctgtGTGGGAGCTGCCTCCATTGTACACACTCACctacgtgtgtgtgtgtacacccctgtgccctgcctgttGCCACCCAGTAGAATATGTTCACTAATTGCAACAGGAAGGTTAATTGTGTACCTCAACAACTGCCTCCCACCagggagccaggctgagagattgttcccacctctgcagccccccCAATGCCCTGCATGTGGTCAAAATGCTCTCCACGGGGAAGCAACCCACAGTTGGGTGCCAGTTGCCAGCCCTTACTCCTGTATTTCTGTGCAGATCCTTTAACCATGACCCAGCAGACTGCTGCCCCATACCAAAGAGCCTTGGGGCCAGGGAACACAGCTCCCATAGTACCTTAGTCCTGTTCCAGAGGATgccagggagaaggaaagaaaagcccagaaaaagaaatctgcttCTATGAGAGGTCTGAGAGTTAAATCAGCGGattcaacacacacacacacaaaaaacaaacaaaccaaccaaccaaccccaacaacaccaccaaaaaaaaaacaaaaaaaaacacaaaaaaaaattaaaaaaaacgCCACACCTTAAAAACCAtaccacaaacaaacaaaaaaccaccaacccacaaaaaaacccaaaaaaccccaaaaaacccccaaacaaaaacaacaaaacaaaaaacccaaaaaaaccccccacaaaacacacacacacacaaaaaccccaccaaaaaccccaacacatcCACAGTGTGGGAACTCATTGAAAGGAAGGAGTAGGAGTGCTGAGCCCACTGCCCATGTCACCTGTGCATGCAGGGGGTGTGCAGGTGTGCACAAACCTGGGAGCAGGTTGAGGACAAGGGTGCACACACATAAAGGTTTGGCTCTGGGGATCAtgccctgtccccctgccctgaTGGCCTTGGACCATGCGACAGGTCCCCCCAGCTGCTACCATGAGACTCTGGGATgttgctgccagcactggggtcCCAGATCCTGCTCTCAGTGGGAACAAGAGTGCAGGCATGCAGGGCCAGTGTTTCAAATCTGGAGaccccttccctgctctcccaaaGCCTTTTAAGATGCCACCCATATCTTCAGCCATTCAGAAGATACATGGCACCTGCCCTGACTCTGTGATGGGCTTTGCAGAATTGGGCTGTAGAGGACAGGATGAACCAGGCCCCAGGGGACATCAACACAGGGAAGAGCCCAGGGTCAGTGTTtgctcccttccctgggctccccGGGCAGCATGCCAGAGAGAGCAGCATCCCACATTATTCAGGCTCCAGTGCACTCACCTTTCACGCATCTGCCGCCAAGCTGCCAGCTTTGCTCTGCATTGAACTGTCACAGGGAATTACACAGACTGGCTGGCTGAGGGCACAGTCGTGGGGGTGAGATCTGCTTTCCcctctctcagcctggctgggggccatgctgctgagcacagcacagctcagctctgttccCACCCTCTATCCTCAAAGGGCTCAGCGCAGATGGGCTGGTTACAGATGATaaggctggagctgagctgacCTACAGCCATGGCTGTCCCACTTTCTGTAGCAGCTCTTATGGGGTAGCACCTCTGACACTCACATTATTCACAGCATCCCCCTGGTTTCAGGTGTTCTGTAAACTTCTCCCATCCTTTGCTGCAGAGcatttccctgtgctcctggcacCTACCTCCCAGCCTACCACCGTCTGCTCAGGCCCTTCTGATATGGTCTTCAAGCCCTCAGGGcagacagccccagctgctgtgctcaccccagcctcacctccagGCACAGACTGTTTGCCATGGGTGCGATGGCGCCCTGCCCATGTGTTCACAGGGATGCTAGAAGGATGCCCTCTGAGGAGATGACCAGCTACAGCTCCAGAGACCCCTGAATTTGCTCCCAGGCTCGGCCCAGCACACTGCATTCCTCAGGCAAAGGTCTGCAGGGACCATCAGTCACGGCTCATCCCAAAGCGTTCACAAGGAAAAGGGTGTGCAGTTTCCCAGCTGGTTTTCCAAACAGCCAGGCAAACAAGAGctcctcctggctgggctgACAGCACCTTCAGACAtgctcacacagccctgctcctcttgCATCCCTGTGGGGCCCTGgcttctctgctcctcagatGCTGGCTCTCACATAACATCAGTCCCTGTTCTCCCTTCCCCCCTCCTGTAGCTGCCCTGGGGTTTTATGATCTAGGATCAagtctaaaaagaaaaataaaatcacctgGTGAAGCTGAAGCAGAGCTCAAACACCCACTATTGCAGTGGGAAAGCTTGGACCTCTCTCCGGACACCACTCTAGGCCAGGTAGTGCCACCGACTTCTCCTAAAACGGGCCACACATCGCCCCCAGCTCCTGATCCCTCAGTGGTGTCCCCATGCGCTCCTGGGAACGGGCCGACGGCTGGGCTGGCAcccccctcacagcccctcttCCAGTAGTGGGACCTCTCGGCTCGGCTTTGCTCGGCTCAAATTGCAGCTGGCTCTGGCGGTGGTGGATGCAGGACTGCTGTcctccctctgccagctgagctgcttcccagcctcCGGGCAGGCAGCCCGGCACTCGAGGAGCCAGCGCAGCGCTCGGGAAGCCCGCGGTCTGGAGTGCCAAGCACCGCGACAGCAGGaagctccctgctgccaggaaaGGGGAGACCGAGCATGTGCCCGTGAGGCACGGCGTTAGCACGGCCGGGAGGCTTTCCTAGAGGTGCTGAGGGAAGCAGAGCCGGGGCGGTAGGACTCTCCAGCAGGCGGCCTCACCTTCCCCTCGCAGAGAGGAGAAGGCGCTCCAAGGGAAAAGGGTTCTTACCCCGCTCGGGGGGAAaagaggggagcagggagcgCCCTTCCGcacctctgccctctgctccctcctcaggGTAGATGCTGTGCCGGGAGCCCCGTAGCCTCTTCTCGCCGCCTTCCGGAGAGGCGGGTGGTGATCCAGCCCCGCTCCGGGGCAGCTCCCCGGGCTCTGATCGGAGGGTCACCGCCAGCTGAGCTCTCCCTGAACCAGTGTGGGGTGCTTCCCCTGCAGAATGGGGGGTAGGATACCGGGCCACTACCTCAACCCATCTGCTCTCCAGGAGCCCTGACTCGCTACCAAACAAACTCCATCCTCCTGCACCTCCAGGCTCTTCCCTAGCTCTTCTCAGGCGATCCCGCACCGGGGGGGTCACCGCCCCCGGCGCTCCGGCCCCAATCGCccttttctgcagctcctccccagccagaGCCTATCCCCCCAGCCCGGCGAAGCCCCTTCCCGCTCCAGGGAGCCCTCAGCCTGGACGGCTGCCGCCTCCCCGGGGAAGTGTCGGGAGGCGGCCGCTCGCCTCGCCCGGGGCGCCCATCGCCGTGGCGTGGGGCGCTGGGGTGGGGCCCGACCCCGAGAACTGTGGCCGGGGCCGCACTCACCTGGGAGCGGAgcggagctgctgcctttgtgtgGCGGCCGCGTGCGGAGCCCCGCGCGGCGCACAGCGGCCCCTGACGTCGGGCTCGGCTGGCAGCAAAAAGGTGGGTTTTTAGCCCAAAACTTTTCGCaagctcctcctctgccccccGGCAGACACAAAGGCAGGGCGGCGGAGGGGCGGCCCGCGGGCAGGCTGGCCCCtcggccggcggggcgggggcagcgcgggccggcggcggccccTCGGCCGGGGGTGAGCCGGGCCCGGGGGGCGTCAGGTCCCGCGGAGTACGGcccctgtcccttgtcccctctcatcttcctgctgtgctctccAGCCCGCACCCGCAGTGCGGTACGAGGGAATTGTGCGGGTTCCGCTGACCACGCACCCCGAGTGGCTGAAGGGTGCAGGGCTGAACAGCCGGGCAGGGTTTCCCCtaggggctgctgctctgagttCTGCTGGAAGCTGGCCCCGGGGGTGCCTCGGTGGAGTAAAGGGCCTCCACCTGGTCCGTGGATGCCTCCTTTTCCATCAAGGCCGCTGGCATCAATGGACCAACCTTTTATAATCTCTGCCCTTTTCACCCTTCTTTGCTCGGTCTGCCCCTCGTGGGAGGTTGCCAGGAAAGGGGTACTTGCTCAGCACCCAGAACAGTACATCACTTACATCCTATCCCAAGTGTCTCTCCAGTTCCACCCCTTGACCTGCCTGCTGTAGCCCTTCTCCTTGAACCAAGCAGTGGTATCCGACTGCTGATGGGGGATGAAAAGGACCTTGCTAGCTCTGTGAGAGAGCAGAGATGCATTGGTGCACATCACTctcagcagtggctgtgctTGGTCCCTTTGGGCTCTTTCTAAGGGACATGGAGAAATTGCTCCTTCCTCAGCTCAAATAAGCAGCAGAAGGCTGTGATTACAAAAAGGGGCCTCATactgaggaaaggaagaaaaaaagagggagtgTGACCAACCCAGGTGCATTTCCCTGCAATTGATTAGCTGGAGCTTTTTACCTCTAAAAACGTCACAAGCTAATTCATGGCACGTCAGCTCTGCATTTTCCATCTCTGGTCAAACCCTGGTCCTTGGGGAACAGGTAGTGGATGTTGCAGCAGTGGCAGTTCAGGGGCGCAGCCATGCATGGGAGAGGAACGACCTTGTTGAGGGGTGTGGCACGTAATCATTAACAGAgccagctgctgtcaccctAGCTCTTCTTAGCTGGGGCTGGGCTTGCATGGCTTTCTCCAGCCTGCACACATGTGCCTGGTGCATACACCTCCAGGCGTGCTTCCATCCCACAGGAGGGCAGACAACTCTGAACCTCCAGCACACGActgaaaaggggaaagaagggaCACCTTTGACACCCTTTGGAGAGAAGGGCAGGCCACTGCCCCAAAGGTACACTGCCCCTTTTCCAACACTCCTCATCAGAGTGATCACATAATGggactacttttttttccccactgtgtATTTGACACTGGGGCAGCTGGAAGACTCCAATTGCCATGGTTACTGACAGCCTCCCTGCTGAGATGTGGGCCAAGTGCCAGTGTGCTGAGGTCTGGGCACTGAAGCAGAGCGGGCCCCCTCCTCCCAGTTGCACGTACACCTGGCCCCTGGAGAGGCCAGAACAATTTGGTGTGCCTTACACCCGCTACAGATCCTCACTGTTAGCTCTGGGCAGGAGGTGAAGTTTGAAGACCGTGAAAGAGAGGCACAGTGGGGGTGGGAGGGACAatgcaggcagggaaggaggctgcttctctgggcagggagggacTGGCAGGAGCACCAGGCAGGCTGCTAAACTGCCCCTAGAAATCCAAGTTTAAGAGATGAGTATAGCTCCTCATCACCCATGGGCTCCATCACCAGCATGCCATCAGCTACTACAATTACTTCCTTTTTCAAAGGAAACTCGACAGGAGAGAAGTGATGTTGGCCACAGTCATCCTTATGAGTCTGAGGCTGGAAGAAGAAGTGTCCCTAATACTCTGCTTTTGTAATCAGAGAGCGGTCCTTCCACCAGAGTGGCAGAGATAATCTGCCCAAGActctctgctggagcaggaaatTAATAGGAAGAGCCCCAGGCAGCTCATCTCCCACAGAGCAGCATGGCTAACTCACCACAAAAAAAGGCCAACAAACGTTCTGAAACGGGAGGCTGGATGCTGCTGTAGTATCCACTGacagctgtggcagctcctggggctgccgCCTTTGCCCCAAGGAGGAACAGTAGACTGCTGACTCACACATCCAAGGCCTTCTGGATCACTTGGGAAGGCAGTgcactttcttcctttcccatgTTACACTGAGCATTGATGTATGACACAGAATGGAGAAGGTCCCTCAGGACAAAGATCTAGCAAACAGACCCAGAAggatgctgtgctgggaaatgaaCAAGGACGTGGGCCACCAGGGAACTCCCAGAAGTGCCCTCAAGTTTGGAACGCGGCAGAGGCTTTGGGGTCCAACCTTGTTTCTGCCATGCAGGGCATCTGTTGCGCAGTGCCTGCTGCAATCTTGCAGATGCAGCAGGAGACAGGAACTAAAACATCAATCTCTTTATTTAAATGGCAAGAAACAACAACATCCAAACAGTCAAAGTTGAAAAGCAATGGGAACACAGGCTCATGCCAGGCCCTGGGTCGGCTGGAGCCAGCACCCTCACATAGTTACAAAAATACAATCCTACAACAGCGTCTAAGAAACACAGACCCAGGTATTGCACAGAACCCCTGCCCTCAGGGGGCAGGGCAACCAACAGCCCCTCCTTCTTCACCAAAATATAAGCAGGCTTGGAATTGCACAGCAACTCAGCTCACAGGTGCACAGAGgggccaggcagggatggggacagtgtgTCTCTTAACTACCTGTACAAAAACTATaagggagaaaggggaaagcTGAGGCTCTAAATGCCTCTGGACCAAGATGGGCATCCCATCTGGGGCAGCAGGGGTGTGGACCTCTGAGATGACAGTGCCTTGTCAGTGGcctgccagcagtgctgatgAGAACTCCAGGCACTTCTGGAGTGTCCCAGCTGTTAATGCATTAGTATGCTATCATTATTATTGGCCAATACTGCCACTGGTCCCTGggcacccagcactgccctgtgcctctgTTCCCCAGTACAGCATCCCCCATCCTTCAAGAAAACCCTGCCCCTGGGCAAAGGTCTGAAGGGTATTCTGGTTACCTACAGTTCCCTCATACCCTTTTCTTGGTAGTAGGAGGGATTCAGTGTCACCCAGCACTACCCCACGGGCACAGCTGCATGTGACTGCAGAGGGACTGCACAGaccacacacagcagcagcagtgtcctctCCTGGAGCCAAACTGCCAACAGCAAGCCCCTTCACAAACACTGCTCACCCCAAAGTGCCAAGCAGGTCTGCTAGCTCAGAGCCATCAGCTTTCCTCCTCTGTGGGCACCTCCTGGTCTCAGAGACTCAGTTCTGCAAAAGCCTTGCTAAAAGGCCTGGCTTGATGTCTCCGCATCAAGCACTCAGAGGCATCAATAGGGTAGATGGACTGTGGTGCCTCATGCCCTATGGCAACGTGATTGGTGAAATTCCATCCCATTGCAGGCATGATGCAGGGCTAGGACCCCTGATGGTTCCTCTCTGCTGAAACTGTAGAGGGTGAGCTCGTTGTCTGTCCAGGTTGTCTGTTGTGTCTCAGCTGCGTGAGCTCTCAAGTTTTCCCTGCAAAGCCCTGTGCTCAGTTTGGGAAACAGCAGGAGTCAGACTAAGAGGATGCATGTTGCCAGGTTGGGAGGCAGGAGCGGATCCCTGAGAGCAGCACTTGACCCCAGCACTGTCCATCCAGCCCCATGCAAAGTCTAGCATTGAGCGTGAAA from Sylvia atricapilla isolate bSylAtr1 chromosome 6, bSylAtr1.pri, whole genome shotgun sequence includes the following:
- the MDK gene encoding midkine → MQVRSLLLLLALILVAAAAEAGKNKKEKTKKDGSKCEDWRWGPCVPNSKDCGLGYREGTCKDETRKLKCKIPCNWKKKFGADCKYKFESWGGCSAQTGLKTRSGILKKALYNAQCEETVYVTKPCSSKIKSKSKAKKGKGKD